In Selenomonas sp. TAMA-11512, a genomic segment contains:
- a CDS encoding ISLre2 family transposase, producing METIVTEILEIIKGTKDNISQEEQLRSYFEILICRAVSEAFERIDKELAKRYAAKGWHVERLDARCVQASYGTIQIRRRRMKKEGEASIYPLDKEVGIRPYRRYTAYLEYVIACIAAKSVYRDTAAVVNLLSPVTISHQQVAHVVRRVGETYGAWEKLQESTDPMEETELRRPEVLYIEGDGLMLHGQNKKQLELHRFQIAEGVQENGNRRTLIGTHYVANLDHEKAKESLLHYLGSHYDLTHTLVLSNSDGGAGYTCGVFEEILGSVGRHEHFLDWYHVQRKCRERLLWANSTLYKKLYKALYTHEREEVGLVLDTVESMSQDERQTEQVELLRKYIERNWIYLAGLEERGIGEYRKLLGTCESNHRLYSYRMKKQGRRWSRAGGEAMVKIITGLKNGDLREAMAAKAELFNEKVGRDFRGAVREALKRSKRTTYDGVRHGRITVSAPMSSGIGHLSKCFA from the coding sequence ATGGAAACTATTGTAACAGAAATCCTGGAAATAATAAAGGGTACAAAAGACAATATCTCACAAGAAGAACAACTGCGCAGTTACTTTGAGATCCTGATATGCCGTGCAGTTAGTGAGGCATTCGAACGAATTGACAAAGAACTGGCAAAGCGATACGCAGCCAAAGGCTGGCACGTGGAACGGCTTGATGCACGGTGCGTGCAAGCAAGCTACGGAACGATTCAAATCCGTCGCAGGCGCATGAAAAAAGAAGGAGAAGCCAGTATATACCCCTTGGACAAAGAAGTGGGTATTCGCCCTTACCGGAGATACACCGCCTATTTGGAATACGTTATTGCCTGTATTGCAGCCAAGAGCGTCTACCGTGATACAGCCGCTGTCGTCAACCTGCTGAGTCCCGTCACGATAAGCCACCAACAAGTTGCACATGTCGTGAGACGAGTAGGAGAAACCTATGGTGCTTGGGAGAAATTGCAGGAAAGCACCGATCCCATGGAAGAGACAGAACTGCGCCGGCCGGAAGTTCTCTACATCGAAGGGGATGGACTCATGCTGCACGGGCAGAATAAGAAACAGCTCGAGCTCCATCGATTCCAAATCGCCGAAGGCGTGCAAGAAAACGGCAACCGTCGTACCCTTATTGGCACCCACTATGTAGCGAATCTCGATCACGAGAAAGCCAAAGAGAGTCTGCTGCACTATCTGGGGAGCCACTATGATCTAACCCATACCCTGGTTCTGAGCAACAGTGATGGAGGTGCCGGTTACACCTGCGGCGTCTTTGAAGAAATCCTTGGAAGCGTCGGCCGGCATGAGCACTTTCTGGATTGGTACCACGTACAAAGAAAATGCAGAGAACGCCTTTTATGGGCGAATTCGACCCTATACAAGAAACTATACAAAGCGCTGTATACCCATGAACGCGAGGAAGTGGGCCTAGTATTGGATACCGTGGAATCTATGTCCCAAGATGAGCGACAAACGGAACAAGTGGAGCTTCTTCGAAAGTACATAGAAAGAAACTGGATATACCTTGCCGGCTTGGAAGAACGAGGGATCGGGGAATACAGGAAGCTTTTGGGGACGTGTGAAAGCAACCATAGGCTCTACAGCTACCGGATGAAGAAGCAAGGCAGACGATGGAGTCGAGCCGGCGGCGAAGCGATGGTAAAGATCATCACGGGATTGAAGAATGGTGATCTACGAGAGGCCATGGCAGCAAAGGCGGAATTGTTCAATGAGAAGGTAGGAAGAGACTTCCGCGGAGCCGTGCGAGAGGCATTGAAAAGAAGCAAGAGGACGACGTATGACGGGGTCCGACATGGGAGGATTACAGTAAGTGCGCCGATGAGCAGTGGGATTGGACATTTGTCCAAATGCTTTGCTTAG
- the sucD gene encoding succinate--CoA ligase subunit alpha, with translation MSVLLTKDTKAIVQGITGKVAAFHTAQMIAYGTNIVGGVTPGKAGQTVEGVPVFNTVSDAVKATGATASVIFVPARFAADSIMEAVDAELELVVCITEHVPVQDMVKVKRYLEGKKTTLIGPNCPGILTAEEAKLGIIPTTMYTKGHVGLISRSGTLTYEASFQLNNAGIGQTTAIGIGGDPVKGTDFIDALKLFKDDPETLAVLMIGEIGGSAEEEAAQWIKENMPDKPVAAFISGRQAPPGKRMGHAGAIIAGGKGTAADKVAALNAVGIQVADTVAHIGEVMVETLKKKGVYEKCKTHKAINE, from the coding sequence ATGAGTGTTTTACTAACTAAGGATACGAAAGCAATCGTTCAGGGAATCACCGGCAAGGTCGCTGCTTTCCACACGGCTCAGATGATTGCCTATGGTACGAACATTGTCGGCGGCGTCACTCCCGGCAAGGCAGGACAGACCGTCGAGGGCGTGCCCGTCTTCAATACGGTTTCCGACGCTGTCAAGGCGACAGGCGCGACGGCGTCCGTCATCTTTGTCCCGGCGCGCTTCGCGGCGGACTCCATCATGGAGGCGGTGGACGCGGAGCTCGAACTCGTCGTCTGCATCACGGAGCATGTCCCCGTACAGGATATGGTCAAGGTGAAGAGATATCTCGAAGGCAAGAAGACGACCCTCATCGGGCCGAACTGCCCGGGCATCCTCACGGCGGAAGAGGCGAAACTCGGCATCATCCCCACGACGATGTACACGAAGGGGCATGTCGGTCTCATCTCCCGTTCCGGAACGCTCACGTATGAGGCAAGCTTCCAGCTCAATAACGCGGGCATCGGACAGACGACGGCCATCGGCATCGGCGGCGACCCTGTCAAGGGAACGGATTTCATCGATGCGCTGAAGCTCTTCAAGGATGATCCTGAGACGCTTGCAGTCCTCATGATCGGCGAGATCGGCGGCTCTGCCGAGGAAGAGGCCGCACAGTGGATTAAGGAGAATATGCCGGACAAGCCGGTGGCAGCCTTTATCTCCGGACGCCAGGCGCCTCCGGGCAAGCGCATGGGCCATGCCGGCGCCATCATTGCAGGCGGTAAGGGCACGGCGGCGGATAAGGTCGCGGCACTCAATGCGGTCGGTATTCAGGTTGCCGATACGGTCGCTCACATCGGCGAAGTCATGGTCGAGACACTCAAGAAGAAGGGCGTCTATGAAAAGTGCAAGACGCATAAGGCAATCAACGAGTAA
- a CDS encoding LapA family protein, protein MRGKCKKKIILLSAGLSGSWLFSLPLKAAAAAKADAADVAMLQDTVGTLISSLSSLYKFSLALGVFLTVMTVVLGIALILVYRTLSKEINELRAAPRPMAAPSEPAVRSVAMPENPTEVIEPPPEPEPEPEPEPEPEPEPEPLPEPEPEPEPEPEPPAEAALVEEDPMFVAFLEQYMDVAKEPPGEMRDRRIAGLLADFGALTFSVNNRSERKKDPNAKPVFHDVEDGSGDFWAIMIMGTDNFNIVPSLNVVYDEEYHLYGGMKETFASNYEHGDPYSRIELNAPAVFSHVGQLWAPVRPGKITLV, encoded by the coding sequence ATGAGAGGTAAATGCAAGAAAAAAATCATCCTGCTGTCTGCCGGCTTGTCGGGAAGCTGGCTGTTTTCGCTGCCGTTGAAAGCGGCCGCGGCGGCAAAGGCGGATGCTGCGGATGTGGCCATGCTGCAGGATACCGTCGGTACGCTCATATCTTCTCTTTCGAGTCTGTATAAGTTCTCCCTTGCCTTAGGCGTATTCCTGACGGTTATGACCGTTGTTCTGGGGATTGCGCTGATTCTTGTATATCGTACGCTGTCAAAGGAGATCAATGAGCTGAGGGCTGCGCCGCGACCGATGGCTGCACCGTCCGAACCTGCCGTGCGATCGGTCGCGATGCCGGAAAACCCGACAGAAGTCATTGAACCGCCGCCTGAGCCCGAACCGGAGCCTGAGCCCGAACCGGAGCCTGAGCCCGAACCGGAACCGCTGCCTGAGCCCGAACCGGAGCCGGAACCCGAGCCTGAACCGCCGGCAGAAGCGGCGCTGGTGGAAGAAGATCCGATGTTTGTCGCCTTTTTGGAGCAGTATATGGACGTCGCCAAGGAGCCGCCGGGAGAGATGCGTGATCGACGGATTGCAGGCCTCCTGGCGGACTTCGGCGCGCTGACCTTTTCCGTCAATAATAGGAGTGAGCGAAAGAAGGATCCGAATGCCAAGCCGGTTTTCCACGATGTCGAGGACGGGTCGGGAGACTTCTGGGCAATCATGATCATGGGGACGGACAATTTCAATATCGTTCCCAGTCTCAATGTCGTCTATGACGAAGAGTACCATCTCTATGGAGGCATGAAGGAGACGTTCGCTTCAAACTATGAACATGGTGATCCGTACAGCCGTATCGAGCTCAATGCGCCGGCTGTATTCTCTCATGTAGGACAGCTGTGGGCGCCGGTCAGACCCGGAAAGATCACGTTGGTATAG
- a CDS encoding nitrous oxide-stimulated promoter family protein — protein sequence MSIFSRFLPKRKEPEFKNNIPKEKENIRKTFGVYCHKHHNTSGGKLCPKCMALLATVMTKMSRCPYGITKPICDRCERPCFGKQQTAEFLTIMKTGQSGMFWRHPIMWFKHKMQNWGMDYALYQRDRNERKKADAKAKIKSERAEKKNKDK from the coding sequence ATGAGCATATTTTCTCGCTTTTTACCGAAGCGCAAGGAGCCTGAGTTCAAGAACAACATCCCGAAGGAAAAGGAAAACATCCGCAAGACCTTCGGCGTATACTGTCATAAGCACCACAACACTTCCGGCGGCAAGCTCTGTCCGAAGTGCATGGCGCTCCTGGCGACCGTCATGACGAAGATGAGCCGCTGTCCTTACGGCATCACGAAGCCGATCTGTGACCGATGTGAGAGGCCTTGCTTCGGCAAGCAGCAGACGGCGGAGTTTCTCACTATTATGAAGACGGGGCAGTCGGGGATGTTCTGGCGTCATCCGATTATGTGGTTCAAGCACAAGATGCAGAACTGGGGCATGGACTACGCACTCTATCAGCGTGATCGCAACGAGCGCAAGAAGGCCGATGCCAAGGCAAAGATCAAATCGGAGCGAGCCGAAAAAAAGAATAAGGATAAGTAA
- a CDS encoding bifunctional diguanylate cyclase/phosphodiesterase has protein sequence MPRFSVPQAIDLTEKLQGIYQQIRFVDPNQCDVLILDDAALSKGERCVDKDRCFAFWGRSHRCRHCTSLCAYEFEKIHEKDEIKDGCLYHILSAPVELELSDKAIRPCVMELITSRRRNTEGRDLRDRMLLQSLSRSVRTTNAGIICFNNEEDCVYANVEAFRLFQAPQGELQVLQHFFKEWIDDSPLDTNENHWEQDYFMGAQHTEYKVDFHKVFDGEGRYTGYYYAIRDKSLQDILAHDENFDWTRDPLTGAYDQEGFQSAVANALEYGLVSDAYIICSNIKDFKLVNDFFGRGKGNEILCRISRIFKELVGESGIVGRLHSDHFAVLVDKGSFREHELLACMREISAMVESPLYRLCMHIGIYEIADRDMPVSVMCDRAHMALATVKDVGENYIAYYEQGLLERTLHEKEVLSRFDEALKNGEFMIYLQPQVNAESKLMGAEALVRWISPERGVMSPAKFIPILENAGIIYRLDQFVWESASALLAKWQGTEKENLHISVNISAKDTLFIDIYETFIDIVERHGISPSKLKLEITETALMSNIEVYNGLIKRLQQAGFQIEIDDFGSGYSSLATLKDIEADVLKIDMGFLQRSSESHRSTVILNSVISMSKNLGMPVITEGVETEEQLDTLRALGSDMFQGYYFAKPMPSEEFEARYFSERKKHDVQ, from the coding sequence ATGCCCAGGTTTAGTGTACCGCAGGCGATAGATCTGACAGAAAAGCTGCAGGGAATTTATCAGCAGATTCGCTTTGTGGATCCGAATCAATGTGACGTGCTTATTCTCGATGATGCTGCTTTGAGCAAGGGAGAGCGATGCGTCGACAAGGATCGCTGCTTTGCCTTTTGGGGGCGTTCGCACCGCTGTCGTCACTGCACGAGTCTTTGTGCATACGAGTTTGAGAAGATACACGAAAAGGACGAAATCAAGGACGGGTGCCTATATCACATTCTCTCCGCTCCTGTGGAGCTGGAGCTTTCGGATAAGGCGATACGCCCCTGTGTCATGGAACTCATCACGAGCCGCAGACGAAACACGGAGGGACGGGATCTGCGGGATCGCATGCTGCTGCAGTCGCTTTCCCGATCCGTGCGAACGACGAACGCGGGAATCATCTGCTTTAACAATGAAGAGGACTGCGTGTACGCGAATGTCGAAGCGTTCCGCCTTTTTCAGGCACCGCAGGGAGAGCTTCAGGTACTGCAGCACTTCTTCAAGGAGTGGATCGATGACAGTCCCTTGGATACCAATGAAAATCACTGGGAGCAGGATTACTTCATGGGCGCGCAGCATACGGAATACAAGGTGGACTTCCATAAGGTTTTTGACGGGGAAGGCCGCTACACAGGCTATTACTATGCCATTCGAGACAAGAGCCTGCAGGACATCCTTGCGCACGATGAAAATTTCGACTGGACGCGAGATCCTCTGACGGGGGCTTACGACCAGGAGGGATTCCAGTCGGCTGTTGCCAACGCGCTGGAATACGGGCTCGTTTCGGATGCCTACATCATCTGTTCGAATATCAAGGATTTTAAGCTTGTCAATGATTTCTTCGGCAGGGGAAAGGGCAATGAGATTCTTTGCCGTATCTCCCGTATTTTTAAGGAACTCGTCGGTGAAAGCGGCATTGTCGGTCGTCTGCACAGTGATCACTTTGCCGTGCTTGTGGATAAGGGCAGCTTCCGTGAGCATGAACTTCTGGCGTGCATGAGAGAGATCAGCGCTATGGTGGAGAGTCCCTTGTACAGGCTCTGCATGCACATCGGCATCTATGAGATTGCCGACAGAGATATGCCCGTTTCTGTCATGTGTGATCGCGCGCATATGGCATTGGCGACCGTCAAGGATGTAGGCGAAAACTACATTGCCTACTACGAGCAGGGGCTGTTGGAGAGGACGCTGCATGAAAAGGAGGTTCTCTCCAGGTTTGACGAAGCTTTAAAAAATGGAGAGTTCATGATATATCTGCAGCCGCAGGTCAATGCAGAAAGTAAACTTATGGGCGCGGAAGCGCTTGTTCGTTGGATCAGTCCGGAGCGGGGCGTCATGTCGCCGGCCAAGTTTATCCCCATCCTGGAAAATGCGGGCATTATATATCGGCTCGATCAATTCGTCTGGGAATCGGCGTCGGCGCTTCTTGCGAAATGGCAGGGGACGGAGAAAGAGAATCTGCACATCTCTGTCAATATTTCGGCGAAGGATACGCTTTTCATCGATATCTACGAGACCTTTATCGATATCGTGGAGCGGCATGGCATATCGCCCTCCAAGCTCAAGCTGGAGATTACGGAGACGGCGCTGATGTCGAATATCGAAGTGTATAACGGACTTATCAAGCGCCTGCAGCAGGCGGGATTTCAGATTGAGATCGATGATTTCGGCAGCGGCTATTCCTCACTTGCCACGCTCAAGGACATCGAGGCGGACGTACTGAAAATCGATATGGGATTCCTGCAGCGCTCGAGCGAGAGTCATCGAAGCACCGTCATATTGAACTCTGTCATCTCGATGAGCAAAAACCTCGGGATGCCCGTCATCACGGAAGGCGTGGAGACGGAAGAACAGCTGGACACGCTGCGCGCCCTTGGGAGCGATATGTTCCAGGGCTACTACTTTGCGAAGCCGATGCCCTCGGAGGAGTTTGAAGCAAGATATTTCTCCGAGAGGAAAAAGCATGATGTACAATAA
- a CDS encoding HAD-IA family hydrolase: protein MSRENITAVIFDMDGLMFDTEMTCYESYLKATAEEQRDLPLAVYKRTIGLNRAGVKAVYMEYFDGDEAFVDRIMAKEAEYSLQYVRDYGVPKKAGLDSLLAYLEESGIKAAVASSSNRETVVDLIERAGIRSSFSAVCCGDEVRESKPHPEIFLRAAEMLDAATKNALVLEDSKNGLKAAKTAGIRSILIPDMLDPNDEMLSLCTKVCKSLSEVPAYIDGVNA from the coding sequence ATGTCACGGGAAAACATCACGGCCGTCATCTTCGATATGGATGGGCTCATGTTTGATACGGAAATGACCTGCTACGAAAGCTATCTCAAAGCGACTGCCGAGGAGCAGCGCGATCTCCCTCTCGCGGTCTATAAAAGGACGATCGGGCTCAACCGCGCCGGAGTCAAAGCCGTCTACATGGAGTATTTCGACGGTGATGAAGCATTCGTCGATCGCATCATGGCAAAGGAAGCGGAATATTCTTTGCAATATGTACGTGATTACGGTGTCCCGAAAAAAGCCGGACTCGATTCGCTCCTCGCCTATCTCGAAGAAAGCGGCATCAAAGCCGCCGTCGCCAGTTCCTCCAATCGCGAAACGGTCGTTGACCTTATCGAGCGTGCAGGCATCCGCAGCAGTTTCTCCGCCGTCTGCTGCGGCGATGAGGTCAGGGAGTCAAAGCCTCATCCCGAGATCTTTTTGCGAGCGGCGGAAATGCTCGATGCGGCAACAAAAAACGCGCTCGTCCTGGAGGATTCAAAGAACGGTCTCAAGGCGGCGAAGACGGCCGGCATCCGATCCATCCTCATTCCCGATATGCTCGATCCGAACGATGAGATGCTCTCCCTCTGTACGAAGGTCTGTAAGTCGCTCTCTGAGGTGCCGGCATATATCGACGGCGTGAATGCATAA
- the sucC gene encoding ADP-forming succinate--CoA ligase subunit beta → MNIHEYQSKEVLRSYGVNVPAGKPAFSVDEAVAAAKELGTPVCVVKAQIHAGGRGKAGGVKVAKSLDEVKKYASEILGKVLVTHQTGPEGKKVGRLLIEAGSNIKKEYYLSFVVDRGSAKVVMMGSEEGGMDIEEVAAKTPEKIFKEYIDPAIGLAPFQAQRMAYNMNFPQEVIRKASTMMIQLYNAFVGEDCSLAEINPLVETAEGDVIALDAKLNFDDSALFRHPNIEAYRDETEEDPKELWAAREHLNYVNLGGDVACMVNGAGLAMATVDILKFHGGNPANFLDVGGDSEPEKIAKAFEIMLDGGQSKGIFVNIFGGINRCDNIANGILKAAEILAKEKGTDGMPVPVLVRLEGTKAQEGREILKSSPIKNVFMTPNMDEGAKKIVELVNQAKA, encoded by the coding sequence ATGAACATCCATGAATACCAAAGCAAGGAAGTCCTAAGAAGCTATGGCGTCAATGTCCCGGCGGGAAAGCCGGCATTCAGCGTGGACGAGGCGGTGGCGGCTGCGAAAGAGCTCGGCACCCCGGTCTGCGTCGTCAAGGCACAGATTCACGCCGGCGGACGCGGCAAGGCGGGCGGCGTCAAGGTTGCAAAGTCGCTCGATGAAGTCAAGAAGTATGCATCCGAGATTCTCGGCAAGGTGCTTGTCACGCATCAGACAGGTCCGGAGGGCAAAAAGGTCGGACGCCTCCTCATTGAGGCCGGCTCCAACATCAAAAAGGAATACTATCTCAGCTTTGTCGTGGATCGCGGCTCTGCCAAAGTCGTCATGATGGGCTCGGAAGAGGGCGGCATGGATATCGAAGAAGTCGCGGCCAAGACGCCTGAGAAGATTTTCAAGGAATACATCGATCCGGCGATCGGGCTTGCTCCGTTCCAGGCGCAGCGCATGGCTTACAACATGAACTTCCCGCAGGAAGTCATCCGCAAGGCATCGACGATGATGATCCAGCTCTACAACGCCTTTGTCGGTGAGGACTGCTCCCTCGCGGAGATCAACCCGCTCGTTGAGACGGCGGAGGGCGATGTCATCGCGCTCGATGCAAAGCTCAACTTTGACGACAGCGCGCTGTTCCGCCATCCGAACATCGAGGCGTACCGCGATGAGACGGAAGAGGATCCGAAGGAGCTGTGGGCTGCTCGCGAGCACCTCAACTACGTCAACCTCGGCGGCGATGTCGCCTGCATGGTCAACGGCGCCGGACTTGCTATGGCGACGGTCGATATTCTCAAGTTCCACGGCGGCAATCCTGCAAACTTCCTCGATGTCGGCGGCGACTCCGAGCCGGAGAAGATTGCGAAGGCGTTTGAGATCATGCTCGACGGCGGACAGTCGAAGGGCATCTTCGTCAACATCTTCGGCGGCATCAACCGCTGCGACAACATCGCCAACGGCATCCTCAAGGCAGCCGAAATCCTTGCGAAGGAGAAGGGTACGGACGGCATGCCTGTCCCGGTCCTTGTCCGCCTCGAAGGGACGAAGGCACAAGAGGGACGTGAGATCCTGAAGAGCTCGCCGATCAAGAACGTCTTCATGACGCCGAACATGGATGAAGGCGCAAAGAAGATCGTTGAACTCGTCAATCAGGCAAAGGCATAA
- a CDS encoding methionine ABC transporter permease has product MSPDMVSLLTKALGETVYMVVVSMAVATAIGIPLGVLLFTTSKGQFLETALVNRSLGGIVNIIRSVPFIILMVAIIPFTRLIVGSSIGTTAAMVPLVLASVPFIARQVETSLKEVPYGLIEAALSMGATPAQIITRVLLPESMPSIVSQLTTVIIALVGESAMAGAIGGGGLGDLAIRYGYQRFRPDIMLATVIILIVLVQIVQFSGNLLAMKLNKK; this is encoded by the coding sequence ATGTCGCCTGATATGGTATCCTTACTGACCAAAGCGCTTGGCGAGACTGTCTACATGGTCGTCGTCTCGATGGCTGTGGCGACCGCGATCGGCATCCCACTCGGAGTCCTGCTCTTCACGACGAGCAAGGGCCAGTTCCTGGAGACCGCTCTCGTAAACCGGAGCCTTGGAGGCATCGTCAACATCATCCGCTCCGTTCCCTTCATCATCCTGATGGTTGCCATCATTCCCTTTACGCGTCTCATCGTCGGGAGTTCCATCGGGACAACCGCAGCGATGGTACCGCTCGTCCTCGCCTCCGTTCCCTTCATTGCCCGACAGGTCGAAACATCTCTGAAGGAAGTCCCCTACGGGCTCATTGAGGCGGCTCTCTCCATGGGGGCTACCCCCGCGCAGATCATCACGCGTGTACTGCTCCCCGAGTCGATGCCGAGCATCGTCAGCCAGCTTACGACCGTCATCATCGCTCTCGTCGGCGAATCCGCCATGGCAGGAGCCATCGGCGGCGGCGGTCTTGGCGATCTTGCCATCCGCTACGGCTATCAGCGCTTCCGGCCGGACATCATGCTGGCTACCGTCATCATCCTCATCGTTCTCGTGCAGATCGTCCAATTCTCGGGCAATCTCCTGGCGATGAAGCTGAATAAAAAGTGA
- a CDS encoding methionine ABC transporter ATP-binding protein, with amino-acid sequence MIELQGLEKSYDTADGPVKALKGIDLSIKKGEIYGIIGLSGAGKSTLIRCINMLEVPTKGTVLVDGKNLTCMNDAELREARKGIGMIFQHFNLLSSATVYDNVAFPLRLAGASDETIRKKVTPLLDLVGLADKAGQYPAQLSGGQKQRVGIARALASDPKVLLCDEATSALDPQTTKSILSLILDINRKLDLTVVIITHEMQVIKDICDKVAVIEHGVIAEEGTVLQIFTNPQQDITREFISVLLTNDLPPNYRSRSLQDAYIAGGELLLRLTFLGKSADDPVLADIIRRFRADVSILSGTVDEIKGEPYGRLLIGVKGEREELDLILAHLRSLDLRLEVLGYVA; translated from the coding sequence ATGATCGAGCTGCAAGGGCTCGAAAAATCATACGATACCGCCGACGGTCCCGTCAAGGCGCTCAAGGGCATCGACCTCTCCATCAAAAAGGGTGAAATTTACGGCATCATCGGCCTCTCCGGCGCGGGCAAGTCGACTCTGATCCGCTGTATCAATATGCTTGAAGTACCGACAAAGGGGACCGTCCTCGTAGACGGAAAGAATCTCACGTGCATGAATGACGCGGAGCTGCGAGAAGCGCGCAAGGGCATCGGCATGATCTTCCAGCACTTCAACCTTCTTTCCTCCGCGACCGTCTATGACAATGTCGCCTTTCCTCTGCGTCTTGCCGGCGCATCGGATGAGACGATTCGGAAGAAGGTCACACCTCTCCTGGATCTTGTCGGTCTCGCCGACAAGGCCGGACAGTATCCCGCCCAGCTCTCCGGCGGACAGAAGCAGCGCGTCGGCATCGCCCGCGCTCTCGCGTCCGATCCGAAGGTGCTCCTCTGCGATGAGGCAACGAGCGCACTCGACCCGCAGACGACAAAGTCCATCCTGTCGCTCATTCTCGATATCAACAGGAAGCTTGACCTCACCGTCGTCATCATCACGCATGAGATGCAGGTCATCAAGGATATCTGCGACAAAGTCGCCGTCATCGAGCACGGCGTTATCGCTGAAGAAGGCACGGTCCTCCAGATCTTTACGAACCCGCAGCAAGATATCACGAGGGAATTTATCAGCGTGCTGCTGACAAACGATCTCCCTCCGAACTATCGCAGCAGATCGCTGCAGGACGCATATATTGCCGGCGGCGAGCTGCTCCTGCGTCTCACCTTCTTGGGAAAGAGCGCGGACGATCCCGTCCTGGCGGACATCATCCGACGTTTTCGGGCGGATGTCTCCATCCTCTCCGGCACGGTGGACGAGATCAAAGGTGAACCTTACGGACGTCTTCTCATCGGCGTCAAAGGCGAGAGGGAAGAGCTTGATCTCATCCTGGCGCACCTGCGCTCTCTCGATCTCCGATTGGAGGTGCTAGGCTATGTCGCCTGA
- a CDS encoding MetQ/NlpA family ABC transporter substrate-binding protein, with protein sequence MKKFFAVLAALTVSIFALVGCGGSASSDTKTIKVGATPVPHQEILELIAPTLKKEGITLEIVPFTDYVQPNIALGDKELDANFFQHIQYLENFISEHPNLKLVNAGGIHIEPMGVYSKKVKNLAELPEAASIAIPNDPTNGGRSLLLLQKAGLIKLRDGAGTSATLYDITDNVKNLRFQEVEAAQVPRTLDDVDAAVINTNYAMQADLIPTRDALVMESSDSPYVNIIAVRAGDETRPEIQALLKALKSDEVKNFLNEKYKGAILPAF encoded by the coding sequence ATGAAGAAATTTTTTGCTGTCCTTGCAGCGCTTACCGTCTCCATCTTTGCCCTCGTCGGCTGCGGCGGTTCGGCGTCGTCGGATACGAAGACCATCAAGGTCGGCGCGACGCCTGTCCCGCACCAGGAGATTCTCGAACTCATTGCACCGACTCTCAAAAAGGAGGGCATCACGCTTGAGATCGTCCCCTTCACGGACTATGTCCAGCCGAATATCGCCCTCGGCGATAAGGAGCTCGACGCCAACTTCTTCCAGCACATCCAGTATCTTGAGAATTTCATCTCCGAGCATCCGAATCTGAAGCTTGTCAATGCCGGCGGCATTCACATCGAGCCCATGGGCGTCTACTCCAAGAAGGTCAAGAATCTCGCGGAGCTCCCGGAGGCCGCGTCCATCGCGATTCCGAACGATCCGACGAACGGCGGCCGCTCCCTGCTCCTCCTCCAGAAAGCCGGTCTCATCAAGCTGCGTGACGGCGCCGGTACGAGTGCAACGCTCTATGATATCACGGACAACGTGAAGAATCTGCGCTTCCAGGAGGTTGAGGCGGCACAGGTTCCGCGTACGCTCGACGATGTCGATGCCGCGGTCATCAATACGAACTACGCGATGCAGGCGGATCTGATCCCGACCCGTGACGCGCTCGTCATGGAGTCTTCCGACTCTCCATACGTCAACATCATTGCCGTTCGCGCGGGCGATGAAACCCGCCCGGAGATTCAGGCTCTTCTAAAGGCTCTCAAATCCGATGAGGTCAAGAATTTCCTCAACGAGAAGTACAAGGGGGCCATTCTCCCCGCTTTCTGA